Proteins from a genomic interval of Xanthomonas sp. AM6:
- a CDS encoding isocitrate dehydrogenase, whose product MTQTITVIRGDGIGPEIMDATLFVLDALNAGLTYEYADAGLVALEKHGDLLPAATLDSIRKNRIALKSPLTTPVGEGFSSINVVMRRQFDLYANVRPAKSFPNTKSRFGAGVDLITVRENTEGAYLSEGQEVSADGETAVSMAKVTRKGSERIVRYAFDLARATGRKKVTAVHKANIIKSTSGLFLKVAREVAANYPEIEFQEMIVDNACMQLVMRPEQFDVIVTTNLFGDILSDLCAGLVGGLGLAPGANIGVDAAIFEAVHGSAPDIAGQGKANPCALLLGAAQLLDHVGQPQNAERLRNAIVATLEAKDGLTPDLGGSGNTMGFAKAIASRL is encoded by the coding sequence ATGACGCAGACAATCACGGTCATCCGTGGCGATGGCATCGGCCCCGAGATCATGGACGCCACGCTGTTCGTGCTCGACGCGCTGAACGCCGGCCTCACCTACGAATACGCCGACGCCGGCCTGGTCGCCCTGGAAAAGCACGGCGACCTGTTGCCGGCCGCCACGCTGGACTCGATCCGCAAGAACCGGATCGCGCTGAAGAGCCCGCTGACCACGCCGGTGGGCGAGGGCTTCAGCTCGATCAACGTGGTCATGCGCCGCCAGTTCGACCTGTACGCCAACGTGCGCCCGGCCAAGTCGTTCCCGAATACCAAGTCGCGCTTCGGCGCCGGCGTGGACCTGATCACCGTGCGCGAGAACACCGAAGGCGCCTACCTGAGCGAAGGCCAGGAAGTGTCGGCCGACGGCGAGACCGCGGTGTCGATGGCCAAGGTGACCCGCAAGGGCTCCGAGCGCATCGTCCGCTACGCCTTCGACCTGGCCCGCGCCACCGGCCGCAAGAAGGTCACCGCGGTGCACAAGGCCAACATCATCAAGTCGACCTCGGGCCTGTTCCTGAAGGTGGCGCGCGAAGTGGCGGCGAACTACCCGGAGATCGAATTCCAGGAAATGATCGTCGACAACGCCTGCATGCAGCTGGTGATGCGTCCGGAGCAGTTCGACGTCATCGTCACCACCAACCTGTTCGGCGACATCCTGTCGGACCTGTGCGCCGGCCTGGTCGGCGGCCTGGGCCTGGCCCCGGGCGCCAACATCGGCGTGGACGCGGCGATCTTCGAAGCGGTGCACGGCTCGGCCCCGGACATCGCCGGGCAGGGCAAGGCCAACCCGTGCGCGCTGCTGCTGGGCGCGGCGCAGTTGCTGGACCACGTCGGCCAGCCGCAGAACGCCGAGCGCCTGCGCAACGCCATCGTCGCCACGCTGGAAGCCAAGGACGGGCTGACCCCGGACCTGGGCGGCAGCGGCAACACCATGGGCTTCGCCAAGGCCATCGCCAGTCGCCTCTGA
- a CDS encoding carboxymuconolactone decarboxylase family protein has protein sequence MNQRILAEPNQVVRRFFALDTQTYQAGALDVKTKELLGLVASLVLRCDDCISYHVAQCKEAGVQRDEFFETFSVGLVVGGSIVIPHLRRAVDFLDRLEEGAAAAPSEHAHA, from the coding sequence ATGAACCAGCGCATCCTGGCCGAGCCGAACCAGGTGGTGCGGCGTTTCTTCGCGCTCGACACCCAGACCTACCAGGCCGGCGCGCTGGACGTGAAGACCAAGGAGCTGCTCGGCCTGGTCGCCTCGCTGGTGCTGCGCTGCGACGACTGCATCAGCTACCACGTGGCCCAGTGCAAGGAGGCCGGGGTGCAGCGCGACGAGTTCTTCGAGACCTTCTCGGTCGGCCTGGTGGTCGGCGGCTCGATCGTGATTCCGCACCTGCGCCGGGCGGTGGATTTCCTCGACAGGCTCGAGGAAGGGGCAGCGGCCGCGCCGTCGGAGCACGCGCACGCCTGA
- a CDS encoding Bax inhibitor-1/YccA family protein, with protein MIRSGNPALKESTFLDLGSGAVVSRDGEAMTLNGTIHKTGALLLLTVLTAVFAWSQSITVDAAGNEAVAPGIIGYVLGGAIGGFVLAMITTFKKTWAPITAPLYALVEGFFLGSISALYEHRFNGIVLQAVLLTFGTLFALLFAYRSGMIKATENFKLGVVAATGGIALVYLATIVLGFFNIQIPFIHASGTVGILFSLFVVVVAALNLVLDFDFIESGVEQGAPKYMEWYGAFGLMVTLVWLYIEFLRLLSKLQSRN; from the coding sequence CTTCCTCGACCTCGGCAGCGGCGCGGTCGTCTCGCGCGACGGCGAGGCGATGACGCTGAACGGCACCATCCACAAGACCGGCGCGCTGTTGCTGCTGACCGTGCTCACCGCCGTGTTCGCCTGGAGCCAGTCGATCACGGTCGACGCCGCCGGCAACGAAGCGGTCGCGCCGGGCATCATCGGCTACGTGCTGGGCGGTGCCATCGGCGGCTTCGTCCTGGCCATGATCACCACCTTCAAGAAGACCTGGGCGCCGATCACCGCGCCGCTGTATGCGCTGGTGGAAGGCTTCTTCCTGGGTTCGATCTCGGCGCTGTACGAACACCGCTTCAACGGCATCGTGCTGCAGGCGGTGCTGCTGACCTTCGGCACCCTGTTCGCGCTGCTGTTCGCCTACCGCAGCGGAATGATCAAGGCCACCGAGAACTTCAAGCTCGGCGTGGTCGCGGCCACCGGCGGCATCGCGCTGGTATACCTGGCGACCATCGTACTGGGGTTCTTCAACATCCAGATCCCCTTCATCCACGCCTCCGGCACGGTCGGGATCCTGTTCAGCCTGTTCGTGGTGGTGGTGGCGGCGCTGAACCTGGTGCTGGACTTCGACTTCATCGAGAGCGGCGTGGAACAGGGCGCGCCCAAGTACATGGAGTGGTACGGCGCGTTCGGACTGATGGTCACGCTGGTGTGGCTGTACATCGAGTTCCTGCGGCTGCTGTCGAAGTTGCAGTCGCGCAATTGA
- the grxC gene encoding glutaredoxin 3 produces the protein MDKQQADNGQAGGPPITMYSTAICPYCVAAKNFLKSKGRSWTEVRIDLDPAEREKMVALARRTSVPQIFVGDTHVGGYDDMMALHRAGKLEPLLDGQAPEARA, from the coding sequence ATGGACAAGCAACAGGCCGACAACGGCCAGGCCGGCGGCCCGCCGATCACCATGTATTCCACCGCGATCTGCCCGTACTGCGTGGCGGCCAAGAACTTCCTCAAGAGCAAGGGCCGCAGCTGGACCGAGGTGCGCATCGACCTGGATCCGGCCGAGCGCGAGAAGATGGTGGCCCTGGCGCGCCGCACCAGCGTGCCGCAGATCTTCGTCGGCGATACCCACGTCGGCGGCTACGACGACATGATGGCGCTGCATCGCGCCGGCAAGCTGGAGCCTTTGCTCGACGGCCAGGCCCCGGAGGCCCGGGCGTGA